In the Longimicrobiaceae bacterium genome, one interval contains:
- a CDS encoding DUF4255 domain-containing protein encodes MANINAVHSVGNSLITYLKNSFPASIHTKQPCEFLLLSSGELASQPDFGTAISLYLFRVTVNEHLRNAKRANDPSGSSPPLSLDLHYLLSVWADNAMDEHVLLAWALDQLHRHPVLDVSALTPEAEWTTGDFIQLIPAELSTEDLMRIWDALDPAYRLSVSYIARVVRIGGQAAEGAPSVASRFGFDSSGPAR; translated from the coding sequence ATGGCGAACATCAACGCCGTCCATTCGGTGGGCAACTCGCTGATCACCTACCTCAAGAACTCGTTTCCCGCGTCGATCCACACGAAGCAGCCGTGCGAGTTCCTGCTGCTCTCCAGCGGCGAGCTGGCCTCGCAGCCGGACTTCGGGACGGCGATCTCGCTGTACCTGTTCCGCGTGACGGTGAACGAGCACCTGCGCAACGCCAAGCGCGCCAACGACCCGTCGGGCAGCTCGCCGCCGCTGTCGCTGGACCTGCACTACCTGCTGAGCGTGTGGGCCGACAACGCGATGGACGAGCACGTGCTGCTGGCGTGGGCGCTGGACCAGCTGCACCGCCACCCCGTGCTCGACGTGTCGGCGCTCACGCCCGAGGCGGAGTGGACGACGGGCGACTTCATCCAGCTGATCCCCGCGGAGCTGAGCACCGAGGACCTGATGCGCATCTGGGACGCGCTGGACCCCGCCTACCGGCTGAGCGTGTCGTACATCGCCCGCGTGGTCCGCATCGGCGGGCAGGCGGCCGAGGGGGCGCCCAGCGTGGCGTCGCGCTTCGGGTTCGACTCGTCCGGGCCGGCGCGGTGA
- a CDS encoding BTAD domain-containing putative transcriptional regulator, translated as MNTLRIHLFGGMDLFRGGRPLPAFATQRARGLFAFLALHRGRPHARDVLMGHFWGDRPEHTARKCLRTDIWRVRQVVECDGGEACIRVRQDEVGFDAASDHWLDVHEFEGRLARVPEGANAALTGETAAVLEEAVELYRGDLLEGIYDDWCLVERERLRLRFLGALERLMRWHAGRGAWLHASLLAQRLLGHDPLREHVHRDVMRFFAYAGDRPAALRQFDVCVRLLQHELEIGPMDETAALADSIRAGTLQPPPAGRTQDEARHSPPRGGQQRIPIPLRIVTAKSSPGDGDSGDAHRSASATAVGRAPGTASPAIQALPFVLPTSHAVDEMPPQVETVLARLRAAERWLDATSGELRTLIREVEQARDALPGVPHEARG; from the coding sequence ATGAACACGCTTCGCATCCACCTGTTCGGCGGGATGGACCTTTTCCGCGGAGGACGGCCGCTGCCGGCGTTCGCCACGCAGCGGGCGCGCGGCCTCTTCGCGTTCCTGGCGCTGCACCGCGGCCGCCCGCACGCCCGCGACGTGCTGATGGGCCACTTCTGGGGTGACCGGCCGGAGCACACGGCGCGGAAGTGCCTGCGCACGGACATCTGGCGCGTGCGGCAGGTGGTGGAGTGCGACGGCGGCGAGGCGTGCATCCGCGTGCGGCAGGACGAGGTGGGCTTCGACGCGGCGTCGGACCACTGGCTGGACGTGCACGAGTTCGAGGGGCGCCTGGCCCGCGTGCCCGAGGGCGCGAACGCGGCGCTCACCGGGGAGACGGCGGCGGTCCTGGAGGAGGCGGTGGAGCTGTACCGCGGCGACTTGCTGGAGGGCATCTACGACGACTGGTGCCTGGTGGAGCGCGAGCGGCTGCGGCTGCGCTTCCTGGGCGCGCTGGAGCGGCTGATGCGCTGGCACGCGGGGCGGGGGGCCTGGCTGCATGCGAGCCTGCTCGCGCAGCGGCTGCTGGGCCACGACCCGTTGCGCGAGCACGTGCACCGCGACGTGATGCGCTTCTTCGCGTACGCCGGCGACCGGCCCGCCGCGCTCCGCCAGTTCGACGTGTGCGTCCGCCTGCTCCAGCACGAGCTGGAGATCGGGCCCATGGACGAGACCGCCGCGCTGGCGGACTCCATCCGCGCTGGCACCCTCCAGCCTCCGCCCGCCGGACGCACGCAGGACGAGGCGCGTCACTCGCCCCCGCGCGGCGGCCAGCAGCGCATCCCCATCCCGCTCCGCATCGTCACCGCCAAATCTTCGCCGGGAGACGGGGATTCGGGAGATGCGCATCGCTCCGCCTCGGCGACGGCGGTGGGGCGTGCGCCGGGGACCGCATCTCCCGCGATCCAGGCGCTGCCGTTCGTGCTTCCCACGTCGCACGCGGTGGATGAGATGCCGCCGCAGGTGGAGACGGTTCTCGCCCGCCTGCGTGCGGCGGAGCGGTGGCTGGACGCCACGAGCGGCGAGCTGCGCACGCTCATCCGCGAGGTCGAGCAGGCCCGCGACGCCCTGCCCGGCGTTCCCCACGAGGCGCGGGGATAG
- a CDS encoding phage tail sheath subtilisin-like domain-containing protein → MPEYLAPGVYVEETSFRAKSIEGVSTSTTAFVGPTRRGPVGDVPELVTSFADFQRIYGGLDDLFGMPNFVAHAARSYFNEGGGRLYVSRAFQAGGSPSGGVAASPTVLAGGGPGNSFHFVARFPGGAGNGRITLIQQATPATVQTMANARPGTLLRTGGSDAAVAPARPARLKAAGQVFTLKDGQSLTMAVSGGAPATVNFKGEAAFVTGTALPDAVIDFGDAASRTLTVEIDGETQAVTLSAQNLERAAMVEEVNSQLRGGWAEITANKLRVGTERRGSGASVKVHANPAFGFAADLADVNVADAANTVADVAHVTPSELDALLTPHGVRVLQNDAGEVWFTTVATGAAATLAVTAGAAQAAIGLATTTATGSDGPEIEYWLRGAGGGWTDAGGGALSLGGLLPNQAPPGGADFLSMVVVADDADGNQSSYEGVGFDPAHPQWIGHILAVRPSRRAEQLEHMYAFELSGSVPGLALRNALFGSTDRVVVDLAGGDDGGPPMTAAYEAAFGAMEPLDDVSIVAAPGHSAYEDWQGIQGALIQHVERPRAYRIAVLDTPPEQIVGEARQVRSLIDSTKAALYYPWVTVSNPQARPGRDDIPREINLPPSGFVAGVYARSDVQRGVHKAPANEVVRSAIRFESDINYAQQEVLNPLGVNCLRFFAGRGFRVWGARTVSSDPEWKYVNVRRYFNYLERSIDQGTQWAVFESNGERLWANVRETISSFLYNEWRNGALLGGSAKEAYFVKCDRSTMTQNDLDNGRLICLIGVAALKPAEFVIFRIGQKTADNRS, encoded by the coding sequence ATGCCTGAATACCTTGCGCCAGGCGTGTACGTCGAAGAGACGAGCTTCCGGGCCAAGTCGATCGAGGGGGTGAGCACCAGCACCACGGCGTTCGTGGGGCCCACGCGGCGCGGCCCCGTGGGCGACGTGCCCGAGCTGGTGACCAGCTTCGCCGACTTCCAGCGGATCTACGGCGGCCTCGACGACCTGTTCGGCATGCCGAACTTCGTGGCCCACGCCGCGCGCTCGTACTTCAACGAGGGCGGCGGGCGGCTGTACGTGTCGCGGGCCTTCCAGGCGGGCGGCTCGCCCAGCGGGGGCGTGGCGGCCTCGCCCACGGTGCTGGCCGGGGGCGGCCCCGGCAACAGCTTCCACTTCGTGGCGCGCTTCCCCGGCGGGGCGGGCAACGGCCGGATCACGCTGATCCAGCAGGCCACGCCGGCCACGGTGCAGACCATGGCGAACGCCCGGCCCGGCACGCTGCTGCGCACCGGCGGGTCCGACGCGGCGGTGGCCCCGGCACGCCCGGCGCGGCTCAAGGCGGCGGGCCAGGTGTTCACGCTCAAGGACGGCCAGTCGCTCACGATGGCCGTGAGCGGCGGCGCGCCGGCCACCGTGAACTTCAAGGGCGAGGCCGCCTTCGTGACCGGCACGGCGCTGCCCGACGCGGTGATCGACTTCGGCGACGCCGCGTCGCGCACGCTCACGGTGGAGATCGACGGCGAGACGCAGGCGGTCACGCTCTCGGCCCAGAACCTGGAGCGCGCCGCGATGGTGGAGGAGGTGAACAGCCAGCTCCGCGGCGGATGGGCCGAGATCACCGCGAACAAGCTGCGCGTGGGCACGGAGCGCCGCGGCTCGGGCGCGTCGGTGAAGGTGCACGCCAACCCGGCGTTCGGCTTCGCGGCGGACCTGGCCGACGTGAACGTGGCCGACGCGGCGAACACGGTGGCCGACGTGGCCCACGTGACGCCGTCGGAGCTGGACGCGCTGCTCACCCCGCACGGGGTCCGCGTGCTGCAGAACGACGCGGGCGAGGTGTGGTTCACCACGGTGGCGACGGGCGCGGCGGCCACGCTGGCGGTCACGGCGGGCGCGGCCCAGGCGGCCATCGGCCTGGCGACGACCACGGCCACGGGCAGCGACGGGCCCGAGATCGAGTACTGGCTGCGCGGCGCGGGCGGGGGATGGACGGACGCCGGCGGCGGGGCGCTCTCGCTGGGCGGCCTGCTTCCCAACCAGGCGCCTCCCGGCGGGGCCGACTTCCTGAGCATGGTGGTGGTGGCCGACGACGCGGACGGCAACCAGAGCTCGTACGAGGGCGTGGGCTTCGACCCCGCGCACCCGCAGTGGATCGGGCACATCCTGGCCGTGCGCCCCAGCCGCCGCGCGGAGCAGCTGGAGCACATGTACGCCTTCGAGCTCAGCGGCTCGGTGCCGGGCCTGGCGCTGCGCAACGCGCTGTTCGGCAGCACGGACCGCGTGGTGGTGGACCTGGCCGGCGGCGACGACGGCGGCCCGCCGATGACGGCGGCGTACGAGGCGGCGTTCGGGGCCATGGAGCCGCTGGACGACGTGTCCATCGTGGCGGCGCCCGGCCACTCGGCGTACGAGGACTGGCAGGGCATCCAGGGTGCGCTGATCCAGCACGTGGAGCGGCCGCGGGCGTACCGCATCGCGGTGCTCGACACGCCGCCGGAGCAGATCGTGGGCGAGGCGCGCCAGGTGCGCAGCCTGATCGACTCCACCAAGGCGGCGCTCTACTATCCGTGGGTCACCGTCTCCAACCCGCAGGCGCGCCCGGGCCGCGACGACATCCCCCGCGAGATCAACCTGCCGCCCAGCGGCTTCGTGGCCGGCGTGTACGCCCGCAGCGACGTGCAGCGCGGCGTGCACAAGGCGCCCGCGAACGAGGTGGTGCGCAGCGCGATCCGGTTCGAGTCCGACATCAACTACGCGCAGCAGGAGGTGCTGAACCCGCTGGGCGTGAACTGCCTGCGCTTCTTCGCGGGGCGCGGCTTCCGGGTGTGGGGCGCGCGCACCGTCAGCTCGGACCCGGAGTGGAAGTACGTGAACGTGCGGCGCTACTTCAACTACCTGGAGCGGTCAATCGACCAGGGGACGCAGTGGGCCGTGTTCGAGAGCAACGGCGAGCGCCTGTGGGCCAACGTGCGCGAGACCATCTCGTCGTTCCTGTACAACGAGTGGCGCAACGGGGCGCTGCTGGGCGGCTCGGCCAAGGAGGCGTATTTCGTCAAGTGCGACCGCAGCACCATGACGCAGAACGACCTGGACAACGGCCGCCTGATCTGCCTGATCGGGGTGGCGGCGCTGAAGCCCGCGGAGTTCGTGATCTTCCGCATCGGCCAGAAGACCGCCGACAACCGCAGCTGA